A genomic region of Microscilla marina ATCC 23134 contains the following coding sequences:
- a CDS encoding PepSY-like domain-containing protein — MKKLLTGIVCTMAMCVFTACQQQETVNPGITTGSVESIAATDLPVLVLNAAHQDFGGQRITEAVKMTGTEGSVVYGVTVESHDAGNYSEDGGKCNGIELTALPQTMSDYIATHYAGANVVKAAQMTTPDGTTKIMVRLDTRKALTFDASGNFLEEKAAQKKGKKGKKGCEMSKESIAATDLPQPAQDYIAANYADQVSAEAYKLTKKEGASLFAVAFAHQLEVVFAVDGTFLKERTHQ; from the coding sequence ATGAAAAAACTATTGACAGGAATTGTTTGTACAATGGCAATGTGTGTTTTTACTGCTTGCCAACAACAAGAAACCGTAAATCCTGGCATTACTACTGGCTCAGTAGAAAGCATTGCTGCCACAGACTTACCAGTACTGGTACTCAATGCCGCTCATCAGGATTTTGGCGGGCAGCGCATTACCGAAGCAGTCAAAATGACTGGAACCGAAGGCAGTGTGGTGTATGGAGTAACCGTAGAAAGCCACGATGCTGGCAATTATAGCGAAGACGGAGGAAAGTGTAATGGTATAGAACTAACTGCTTTACCCCAAACAATGAGTGATTATATCGCCACTCACTATGCCGGAGCCAATGTGGTAAAGGCGGCTCAAATGACCACCCCTGATGGTACCACAAAGATTATGGTACGTTTGGATACGCGTAAAGCGCTGACTTTTGATGCATCGGGTAATTTTTTAGAAGAAAAAGCAGCACAAAAAAAAGGTAAGAAAGGCAAAAAAGGATGTGAAATGAGCAAAGAAAGCATAGCTGCCACTGACTTGCCCCAACCGGCTCAAGACTACATAGCCGCCAACTATGCCGACCAGGTTAGTGCTGAGGCATACAAACTTACCAAAAAAGAAGGAGCCTCTTTGTTTGCCGTAGCATTTGCCCACCAATTAGAAGTAGTCTTTGCGGTAGATGGCACCTTTTTGAAAGAACGAACCCATCAATAA